The following are from one region of the Vulpes vulpes isolate BD-2025 chromosome 14, VulVul3, whole genome shotgun sequence genome:
- the PI3 gene encoding elafin codes for MKPSSFLVLAVFLILGTLAAQAAVTGVLPKGSGTDRGRVPVKGQDPVRGRDPVKAKGPVSTKPGSCPPILIQCAMLNPPNRCLSDTECPGAKKCCKGPCGLACLQPQ; via the exons ATGAAGCCCAGCAGCTTCTTGGTCCTGGCAGTGTTCCTTATCCTGGGGACTTTGGCGGCACAGGCAGCTGTCACAGGAG TTCTTCCTAAAGGATCAGGCACGGACAGAGGTCGTGTTCCGGTCAAAGGACAAGATCCGGTTAGAGGTCGAGATCCGGTCAAAGCCAAAGGTCCCGTGTCCACTAagcctggctcctgccccccTATTCTGATCCAGTGTGCCATGCTGAACCCCCCGAACCGCTGTCTGAGCGACACTGAGTGCCCAGGGGCCAAGAAGTGCTGCAAGGGCCCCTGTGGGCTGGCCTGCCTGCAGCCGCAGTGA